Genomic segment of Populus trichocarpa isolate Nisqually-1 chromosome 12, P.trichocarpa_v4.1, whole genome shotgun sequence:
ttataaatctaatttatatattacAAGTCTCATCATTATCTAAATTCTTTTGGATTCTtatcaaacatatatatttaaacaCTTCATCTTTTTAACTCAcccttcatttattattttttcacctCAACATtttccttataatttttaatctcatATCAAACgcaatattaatattacatGGTACACGAGACAAACCTTAAACATGTTTAGGCTCAATGGTTAGTACAAAAAGCTTGTCCAAGTACACATAGCTTTTTGAGCTTTTTGTAATAGTTTTGCATGAAGTAAGATATCACTTAATTTGTGAGAAAAGGGAAGGGACAATACAAAAGGATCCCATATAAATATCCATCTGGAAAAAGCCCTCGAACTAGAACCACATGTTCAGATCTTTGAGAtggataatatcaaaaaaatccaCAATGCGTATGGCCCATTTACCTATTTGCTAGCATTCAATCAACTTCAAGTGGTGCACAGCAAGGAGCAGAAGCTGTCTTCTGCTCATTTATTGAACAATCAGGTATTAAGACCGGCCgtgtaaaaaaaagatattagtaTTTCAATTACTTCCTACCTAAAATAAGCtgtattatttaattgtttgataTATTCTAAGGTATTGtcgtgctttttttttcctgtctgtCTATTGTTCGAGAAAAGCTCTTTTTAGTGAGGAGATTCTTATCTTGctgggtaaaacctaaccattctaatcatcgcaaaaaaactaatttttatttaatattaggaatACGACTTACGTAGAAGTTCATAATCCTAGATATTAGAAAGGaagacaaaatattttctttttatttttgaaatattaacccagttctcgtgactttaataaacttgttattaaagccACAAATACATGCtaagacatttttttattttctatgttgtATTGAACTacgataataatttatttttttatctttgaaaaacttgatcgtatgcatgaaaataaaatattttttttcagatatatatatatttgcaacaATTATTAGAAAACCAAGTATTTAAtaccaaatttatatttttacaaaaaaaaaaaacaaatcataaaataaatacacaatAAAACCACCAAtctctctcccttttttttttttttttttgactgagTCTAGCTTGGCCCATATAACTAAGCTGGATCCAAAAGGCCTAACCAGGTCAGTACCCAAGCCAATAAACCGGGTGGGCAAAACAGAGGCGTGTGTGAAATGTACAGCACGCTTGCTACAGCTACAGGAAGAAGTTAATTATAAATGAAGATGCACAGTACCaatgtaattaaaatgcaaagtGGGAGGAATGTATGAAACTTACCTTAACTGAGACAGACAAAGACGATGGCGCTGAAACTTTTACACAGAATCGTTGGTAACTGAAACAGACGAAGATGTGAGGTTGTTGGTCGTTAACGCTCCTTTCTTCAATTCTGCCTCTTGCCTTTTTTTGGTTTCTCTCTAGTCGTTCTCCTCTCTGGTTCCTCTGTGTTTTTGTGTTCTCTGTTTTGTTCTTCTCGGTGCTTGTTCCTCCTGGTATCCTCCGTGCAGCCCTCTGTGTTGTACGTCCTGTTCTCTCTTTTCTGTTCTTCTCTTTGCTTGTTCCTCCTCTTCTCTGGTTTTTagttcttctctctttttttcctttttttaatttttcagttcctctccttctttttttttcacttcctcCCGTTCTCTgtgttttccttctcttttttcccctttcggtcgtggcctttctctggcttttataaggccagagaatgccatgcgGTGTAACAGTCGGCTTGGTAACGGCATGCAGAGAGATAGTAGCCGTGAAATGTGCCCCATAACTGAAGCAATTTAGTGCTTTTGCTGTTGAAACGTCTGCACTGCCTTTACTGCCGAAACAGTTGCTGAGGAAGAAGGCAATGAACAGTTGTCCAGGAAACGGCTCCGTTTTCCAATTCAAATGGCTATTTTTGATTTGGTCCTTGGGGTTTCGCGAGTTTTTAATTAAGCCCCTGGATAATTTGTAATTGGAGCCCTGTATTTTATCACCATTTACAGCACAGTCCTTGTTCTTTCTGAACTATTTAATTCAGTCCTCAATTGCTCTAAACTTTGATAACCTCTTCTAACTgctattatttttggtttttttctgaatatttttttttattttcttttttttacgtGGGGATtcaaaaataagtaacaacacACAGTTCCTAGAGGCCTAAAAGCCTTAAACTCATCAACAAAACCTGCAAAATCACCAGGAAGATTGGAAGACTAAGAGAAGTGCTACTGCAGAATAAGGTCCCTTTTTCCCTACCATTGTCTCTCAGACTCCATGTGTTTGCATGCACAGAGAGAGAATTGAGAACCgaaatatttgttatttccaGGTCAGGAGTGTAATGTGAAGGAAGCTTTAAGATAAGGTGGATAAGATTCTTCAAATCAAGGTTTACAAATACCGTTCTGAAATTCATTCCAAATCTTCGTTTGATACTAAAATTTTCTATATCAGTTCATTTTGGCGTGTCTCAAAACTAGTATTatcacatttaaaatattttttatacatttaaagaaatttaactatatttgttgttcttaatttcttaattgtttttgttctatttCTCTCtactaattaatattcatttgCTAATATAAAGCATGATTTTATAGTTAACATAAACTACAACATACATTAACTATTACattaatttgactttttttcatagaagtaaaaaaaaaaaaaatgaacaacaGAAATCCAATACTATGAATCTGCCACTTTAATGTTGTTCCAATATCAACTCTACTTGGTATCTCGTGAGGTAAAACCTTCATTGAAATTGtactgcaataaaaaaaaacatataacctTCAGTAGTCATGAATACTTATAGTTCTATACTCATAGAATTAGAAATGTTAGACTTATCAAATGAaatagcaaagaaaagataGTCTCACACAAACTTTGCTAATAAAAcctgaaaatatcaaaagctTGCAAAACTTACTTGAATTTACcaaatgcattttttaatttcttcttgcaCCATGTATGCGAgcattcttctttgttcttcCTGCCTTCAGATTCCATTGACGTTCAACCATGCTATGAAACCATGCAGGTCGTCTTGTTCTAAACACAATATAACCCATTGTGACTCCAAATACAAACCCACATCCATACCCCATTGCCACAACTTTCCATCCAAACCCATCTTCTTCATTAAAGTTTAATGGCGGTAATGGTGGTACCGCGCCATTGTTGCATTCTGTTAGCACTTGGATTCCACATAAACCCAAGTTTCCTTGAAATGAGCTTGCATCAAACGTGTTGAACTGCATCCCAACAGGTATGGGCCCCTCGAGTTTGTTTTGTGAAAGGTTTAAGATTGCAAGAAATGTTAGATCTGTCAACTGCACAGGAATCCTTCCCGTAAGCATATTTGAAGACATATCTAATGACTCTAGATTGGTTAAAAACCGTAATGATGATTGGATATGGCCTGTAAGGGAATTGTGAGAGAGGTTAAGTTGTTGAAGTCCTTCAAGCTTTCCAATTAGTTCTGGAATCTCACCGGTGAAACTGTTGtttgataaatcaaataatCTGAAGAAACTTCGGATTTTCACAAATTCAATTTCCAACCCTTTCCATGTCATTTTTATTGAATAGGTGTAGCCAGAGTAAGTTCTTGCCGTCATGTAAATCATATCTTGATCGACAGTCATCATTCCTTCAAGACTATTGAAAAACTCTTCTGGTAATGATCCACTCAAATTATTTCCAGAGATGTCAAGAATACGTAATGCGGAGAAGGAATTAAAAGTAGTCGGACCCTTCATAAAACCTTGGAGTTTATTGGATTTTAGAACAAGAATCTTTAGCTCCGGAAGCATTCCTAGGAAATAGGGGAATGTATCCTCAATCTTATTGTTACCAAGATTAAGAAACTTCAGCATTGTGCACTTGACAATAGACATCGGTATtttcccttctaattcattGCCATTGAGGTTGAGATATTCCAAGTTACTTCCCTCTGAAAATGTTGATGGAATAGTGCCTCGGAGATTGTTCATGCCTAGATCCAAAATTGAGAGTCTGTTGCTGAAGTTTCCCAAACATTGTGGTGCAGAACCACTCAAGTCATTGTTGGAAAGGTCCAGGACTCGCAGGAATTTTAACTTGCAAATTGAAGAAGGAACCTCCCATGTCAAGTTACTGTTGGATGCAAGAATAAGAACTACCAAGTTctcttgattgaaaattgaacttggGATTGGACCATGCAAGGAGTTTTTGCTCAAATCAAGGTATTGCAATGAATTGTGTTGGAATTCACCTATATTGCCTATGAATTGATTATTATGAAGGTCCAAATTCCATAAAGAAGGGAGAGCAAATAAAAAGGATGGTATCGTCCCATTGAGTTGATTGTTTGATAAATCTAAATCTGCGAGCAGGGTTAGGTTAGCGAAAAAATCTGGAATCTGACCCATAAAATTATTGGAACTGAGATCCAAGTAACGAAGCTGCACAAGGTTTCCAAATGAAGATGGAATCTGTCTACTAAAATTGTTGTTTGTGAGGTCTAATTGAAAGAGCCGTGTAAGATTACCAAACAGAGCTAGTTTTGACCCAACAATGTTACAATTACTAAGTAACATATACTCTAACGACTTTAAATTACTGATGGAGTCATTTTCTAGATAAATTGAAATTCTTGTATCAGAAAGGTCCAACAGCCAGAGGACATTACTCACATTGGAGGAAGGAAAAGAGCCAGTGAGGCCTTCATTGTCTCGCAGAATGAGTAATTCAAGGTTTGGTAGGAGAAAGATATTACCCGGGATTTTCCCTTGCAATCCGCAACCCCAAAGGTAAAGAGATGACAAAGAAGAGGACAGATTCGTCAAGGAATTAGGTGCAACCAAAGACATATTTACAGAACTCAAATCGAGATCTCTTAGCTTGGTTAGGTTTCGAACAAGCTTGTCAAAAGAAACTGGTTCTACACTTAGATGGTTGTTTCCAGAGAGATTAAGAGAAATCAATTTGGAGAGACGGGAGACTTCTAATGGAACTTGGCCTGCGAAATTGGAATAATTTAGATTAAGATGTGTCAGATTGGAAAACTGGCCAAATCGAGAAGAAATATGGGAGGAGTTGAAATCATTGAAAGAGAGATCGAGCttctgaagatgatgaagagagaagagagaattatTGGAATGGAGGGTGCCATAAAGCATACTGCAAGAGAGGTTCAGTCCAGTGACTTGCCCGGTTTTCATATCACAAGTGACCCCATCCCACAAGCAGCAATCTGTACCGTCTTTCCATGACTCTGTCTTGGGTTGGCAATCCTCCCAATAAGCAGAACTCTTAATGGAAAAGGATTGTTTGAATTGAAGGAGAGAAAGACTTTGGTGATGAGCACACAAATGATTAGAAGAGGAGTGATTTAAGgagaatgatgatgaaattgttgtatgaaaatggaagagaaacaaaatggaACAGAGAAATTGAGAGAGGGATAATGAAAACTTCATGTTGGCTTTTCAGGATTCAAAGTATATTTGGAATGCTGAACGATTGGGGAGAGATGAGAAATAAAGAAAGGCACTATTAGTAGTATTTATAGACAAACCAATCTTAGATTCTTCTGTTCATTCAGTTTCTgtagtaaaaactaaaaagaaaccAACCTTGAGTACTAACAACTTGGTCTGTCCTTTTTCTTGACCCCAaagtcattttatatataaaaaaaattgtgtaagAAATGAAATTTCTTGAGCACTAACAACTAAGTTCAGAGATGTTTTTCTATACTGTATTTAGCAATGAAATTTCTGCGAAGCTTGCCTTGACCATCAACAAGGAAAACGAATGTTCAGGATATATTGTATATGAAACTGAATTCAATTGCAAATATTTCCACACAAAGTAGGTCCTTTAGTTGACTGAACCACTACCGGAAAACAGAGAAGCGTGCTAAAACTGACAAAGATCGGAGTTTCAAGGTTCTTGCCCTCAAGATTACCAAGTTAGTGTAGGCCTAAAAGATCTTTCTTTTCCAGCATCAACAAGGGAAAACCAATCGTCACTTGGTCTGTCCTTTTGTGAATATGGAACTGCAGGTTGAATTATTCAATTGCAAATATTTCCAAACAATCAGATCCCTTTGTTGACTATACAAGAATGTTGGAAACATGGCAATATTAATTTcgaaaattgtcatttttttcaaGAGTAGATAATATCCTTACATTTGCAGCAAGGCTATGTGCTAATAGATTCAACTTTTGCTCTTATTAGAACTTCCtttgatttctttaccaagAAGGAGGATGGGTTGGGTTTCAAATTAAGTTGAGTTTGAGTTAATCAAAActcggtttaattttttttctccaaaacatCATGGTTTTcgttctttttttaagaaactagtatttaaagaaaattacatATGTTAGTtgttcttaatttctttattgtttttgttttagttatGTCTACTTGTTAATATTGACTTGCTAATATAAAACAGGGTTTTATAGTTAACATTAGATCATTAACCCGTATCATGCAGTgggtcaaataaatttttttaacataaaaaatcattgaagtGTTGCTAATatgttttctagtaaaaaataatatgtaaaccATGTAGGAGTTTATCTGATATGACTACGTCAACTTGAcgactaaaaaaaaacatggacaaccgttaaaaatttagtttgactaaaaacaatttcaagacgacatctttttttgtaaaatattgagacaaaaatatattggatCATGATACCAGGATAtccctataaaaagcaaatcaaaataaattatgaaattcaattcttaatcaacctaatattgaaggataaaattaaaaaaaaatccaattaaaaaaaacaagcagcTTGAGTCAGCTTGGACTAGCATGTTAAACTCGCAACTTGGATTATGTGACTAGGATAACTttttagaaagcaaattaaaataaattatgatgttcaattctcaatcaactcaatgttgaaggataaatttgaaaaaaaaaattaaacaaaagacataaaaaaaataatttgaattaatctgggttaatttgtcaaactcatgatttaggtaatgagaccaagataatttcataaaaaacaaattaaaaaaaattatgaagttttgttctaaattaattaaatattaaaggataaaactaGTGATCCAAATCATAAAACTAAGATAAGCAAGCtcattgaagaatgaaattgatttttttttaagaaaagcaaaaaaaaaaaaaaaaattaaacgttCAAGTGAACAATGGTTTATGAGGAGGGCAATAATGAACTCCTCTCATCTGTTAATTAACTATTACATACATTGACTTCTTTTCATGGAAGTTACACCCAAttaactgaaaacaaaaatgaataacGCAGAAATCCAGCACTATGAATCTGCCACTTAAGTGTTGTTCCAATGTCAACTCTACTTGGTATCTCACGAGGTAAAACCTTTATTGAAATTGtgctgcaataaaaaaataaaataaaaacattaacaatcaTAGATTGTTCTATTCATTCAATttctttagtaaaaaaaaaaaaagcaatcttGAGTACTAACAACTCCGTCTGTCCTTTTTCTTGACCCCAAAtctttgtatataaaaaatttcttgagcACTAACAACTTACTTTGAATGTTCAGagatgtttttctattttgtatttaGCAATGAAATTTCTGTGAAGCACTGCTCTTTCATGCCTGATATATTCCATGTTTCTGCCCAAGTCTTCATCATATTGTCTCACCTGCTTCCATAGATCGTTACTCTGCGTAAAAGTTATACCGTCTTAATCAAATTTAAGATACGTGAGATATTACctccttaattaattttctaacaaataGGCAATAACGCTAATTAATATCATGAGTTGAGCTACAATTAGTGTATTTATCTGGTAAAATGACCTTGATTAGTATGCCTAATTAAGCAGTATACTTTGCCGTCCAAGATATAgactaatatattatttaatattaattatttaatactCGGTCAaatctattaatattaattatttaatactCGGTCAAATCTATTAGTCTATAGCTTGGACGGCAAAGTACGTATCTGATGTTAGGTGGACGGCAAAGTATGTCCTAACAGTTCTTAAGGTCTCGCTGGTTAGATTTAGTACGTATCTGATGTTAGGTGGATGGATTGCTTGCTGCATCCAAAACTTATTGcagtttgtcatttttttagacattttttttaaacttgaaagtatttataaaataattttatatttttttagtatattaaaaatatgtaaaaaatgaaaaaaatcaggtCTTATCCAAGTTTTTGGTTGACCCGACGGGTTGCCTAGGTTTGACTGCGCCAATTACAAGCCCGGATTTTACCCGTTTAAAACTCAGCCAAAACTCCAAGTTTCGAGTCAACCTATCAAACTAGACTGGGTTTCATAACCTTGTTGCGTTCACAATCAAACCCTAATtccttttagttattttttaatccttacATTTGTAAAAAGTCCATGGGCAAGTAGATACAAGTTGTGCTCTAACGggttagttttaaattaaattggataaaaattaactttttaatttggttaaaatctcatttattttttttaaattgatatcatttaaattcttttaaaaaaacccttcaaaaaGATGGAGTTTTAAATTGACGGGATAACCCATCcagggtttaataattttgattcaGGGGCAAACTTTACTGCTAGACGTTGAACAGAGTTCACAGGAATCTTGAGAATAGTAAGGAACCAATTTCGAGAAGTGCCGGTTGTTCTtgatattcttattcttataaTAAAATACGAAGAGTTTTGTTCGTCATGCTTACGCATGGCAATGGTGGGCAATGGATTGTTTCTCTCTACCGCCAACAACCACCAcgaacaaaaatatttactcattaactttaaaatttcagaaaattaatcaaaatatacatAGCTAACCCGAATAACCATAATTaccaaaaaagacaaaaaaccaTCAAATAGTCCACTGCCCAGTACTGATcaacttctccttttctttttcttttttcataaagaaTATGAACCTGTGAAAAACCCCCCCAAAAAATAAGCCTTACTTCTCCAAGTGCAAGTCAAGTACACGAGGTGCTGCGGTCTggcttcaattgtttttttttttttttcttaagatagGTTTTTCGGACTCATgttgtaatattttacttctcAGGTGTAAGTCAAGCCTTTAACATGCTCCTGTCCTTGATGGTTAgtacaaaaagtttttttttagttattgtggATATTCGAGTCAGTTTACATACACTTCGACTAATCCTACAAgctctgaagttaatgatcatataagtCTCCAGTAGCCCTaaagtttgtgagactcgaactaatGACTTCTACAGAGCAAACTCAAGGTCTAACCAATTAAACTGTATCCATCGGGATTATACAAAAACCTTTTTTAATCATGCTTTGCGTGCTTAATATAGTTTTGCATGAAGTAAGATATCACTAAATTTATGTAGTAAACAAGAACCAATCTTGATTGAGCAAGAACAACTTGGCCTGCCCTTTTTCCCGACCCCGAAGTCtttgtatataaataaattgtgtATGAAATGAAGTTTCTTGAGCACTACCAGCTTAATTTGAATGTTCAGAGATGTTTTTCTGTACTGTATTTAGCAATGAAATTTCTGCGAGGCTTGCTTTGACCATCAACAAGGAAAAACCAATGTTCAGGATATGTTGTATATGAAACTGAAGGTTGAATTATTCAGTGGCAAATATTTTCATACAAGTAGGTCCCTTAGTTGACTATACAAGTTGGAAGCACGGCAATATAAATTTCCAAATTGACATTTTTGTCTGATGAGAAGTGTTCCTGGGGACATCTACCCCTCTGTGCCTAGTTGGCTTATCATCTCAATACTGATTTGATCTTCCTTCGCATGTATTGATAAATTATTGCTGTTATTATTAAAAGGAACAAAGGACTGCATGCCTACTTGAAGGGTTAAACAATTTATATGTTTCTAGAATGAGAAgcattttatagtttaaaaatagtAATGCATTGGGCATTTCAGGTCGAGAATTCAGGCAACTGCAGATATTACGCATCAAGAACAttgcaaaaacaattcattGACAAATGGAACTTCTCAGGAAAACAAATTTCATACTTATTTCAAGGTTCTTGCACTTAAGATTCCCAAGTTACTGTTGGATTGGCAGTCCTAAAAGATCTTTCTTTTTCACCATCAACAGGGAAACCAGTCTTCATTTGGTCTGTCCTCGACCTCCAAGTTATCGGAACTTGGATATATGGTCCGACAAGTGGTGCTGAATATGGAACTGAaggttgaattaattaaattagacgAGAGAGTTGATTcaggtcaagattttatttgaattttgtttttttattcttttttaaataatattgtttgatttttttttaattttattttgaaacaatactactttaaattaattatgttaatctGCCTGACTTGTAATCTGAATTTTAAGATGCACT
This window contains:
- the LOC18103652 gene encoding receptor-like protein Cf-9, with the translated sequence MKFSLSLSQFLCSILFLFHFHTTISSSFSLNHSSSNHLCAHHQSLSLLQFKQSFSIKSSAYWEDCQPKTESWKDGTDCCLWDGVTCDMKTGQVTGLNLSCSMLYGTLHSNNSLFSLHHLQKLDLSFNDFNSSHISSRFGQFSNLTHLNLNYSNFAGQVPLEVSRLSKLISLNLSGNNHLSVEPVSFDKLVRNLTKLRDLDLSSVNMSLVAPNSLTNLSSSLSSLYLWGCGLQGKIPGNIFLLPNLELLILRDNEGLTGSFPSSNVSNVLWLLDLSDTRISIYLENDSISNLKSLEYMLLSNCNIVGSKLALFGNLTRLFQLDLTNNNFSRQIPSSFGNLVQLRYLDLSSNNFMGQIPDFFANLTLLADLDLSNNQLNGTIPSFLFALPSLWNLDLHNNQFIGNIGEFQHNSLQYLDLSKNSLHGPIPSSIFNQENLVVLILASNSNLTWEVPSSICKLKFLRVLDLSNNDLSGSAPQCLGNFSNRLSILDLGMNNLRGTIPSTFSEGSNLEYLNLNGNELEGKIPMSIVKCTMLKFLNLGNNKIEDTFPYFLGMLPELKILVLKSNKLQGFMKGPTTFNSFSALRILDISGNNLSGSLPEEFFNSLEGMMTVDQDMIYMTARTYSGYTYSIKMTWKGLEIEFVKIRSFFRLFDLSNNSFTGEIPELIGKLEGLQQLNLSHNSLTGHIQSSLRFLTNLESLDMSSNMLTGRIPVQLTDLTFLAILNLSQNKLEGPIPVGMQFNTFDASSFQGNLGLCGIQVLTECNNGAVPPLPPLNFNEEDGFGWKVVAMGYGCGFVFGVTMGYIVFRTRRPAWFHSMVERQWNLKAGRTKKNARIHGARRN